The stretch of DNA ttcgtatgtaccgttgttcgtaactcgaacgttcgtaagtaggggagcgtctgtatatgccattcactttttcaaatgtatttattaaccatCTCTTTTTCAGCACCTTTCTCAAAGAACTGGAGAAATATGAACACATGCCTGAGGAGTTTGGACGCTGCTTTGTCACATGGGTATTTATTGCTTTATCCATAACTACTATCCTGCTGAAAATTGACCCATAACGATTCCCTAACAATTTATCTTGTTTGCAGGCTGTGAAGTTTCAGTTCTATGTGGATTATTGCAAGAACCATCCACGATCCTCTAAGCTCAACATGGTGCTTTCTCAGAACTATTTTGATGTAAGTTAAATATCAAACTGATCAAAACTTGACTTCAGGACACAAATTTTCATGATCTtagtcttttctctctctctgtgttaaaCAGTAAATTCAGCAAAAACACCAATTGCCAAAAACGATCACCTCCTACTTGCTGAAGCCTGTAcagataatctaaaaatatccacTCGTGCTCAAGGTAAGTCCAAAAATGGTGGTAAGATTTTAGTGTTCTTCAGTAAACCAACATTAATTGCATTCTTTACATACTCATATGTGACATTCAGCAAAACCACCACTTCCAAAGGTGTCTGATTAaacaacaatacagtggtaccttgagattccagcttaatgcgttcggggactgagctcgtatgtcgatttactcgtatctcaaatcaacgtttcccatagaaatgaactaaaaaaaattaattggctccaaccttctgaaaaaaacaccaaaaacaggatactaTTGCAATGGgaattctttttatttgttgtacagGTAATTGGTGAACTGAGATTCTGTGGAAGCATGTTATTAATGCTCTTCATTTTTTAGAACCTCCTGGAAACGTGTGAGAGGAATAGCAAGCTCGAGGAAGCCGTGGAGGTGATGCTTAGCATTTCCAAGGCAatcaatgatgccatgcatcttTCCTTGGTGCATGGTAAATGAACACTTGGCAAGATGGccacacatttgcttttcattgatgTATCATTTTCTTACATTGCCTACTTTACCCTTCTTCAGGGT from Stigmatopora argus isolate UIUO_Sarg chromosome 21, RoL_Sarg_1.0, whole genome shotgun sequence encodes:
- the LOC144066891 gene encoding triple functional domain protein-like isoform X3, with product MIRADTCKAWCSALTFSHGRCGPTNRIPPGISKMQHVIFGNLLDLYEFHHNTFLKELEKYEHMPEEFGRCFVTWAVKFQFYVDYCKNHPRSSKLNMVLSQNYFD